The Saccharomycodes ludwigii strain NBRC 1722 chromosome II, whole genome shotgun sequence genome window below encodes:
- a CDS encoding glycosyltransferase family 15 protein (similar to Saccharomyces cerevisiae YDR483W | KRE2 | Killer toxin REsistant (paralog of YPL053C | KTR6)) has translation MLWVQSSNNSNSASPTINPLDYKREKACFMVLTKNEQLNPLIATIKNYEEHFNKNYRYPWYIFNDQPFDSQFVDVLSKEFPATEYHLLTIPKSYWSYPDWIDLNKADETRREMDRQNVIYGESESYRHMCRYWAGYFFRHTELKNFDWFWRVEPGTNLLCDINYDIFKYMNYNGKKYGFVISIHEIPNTIETLWESVKKYISINSQTLSPNNLQNFITDKKADYYNLCHFWSNFEIGSLNFFRSETYVNFFEFLDKEGGIYYERWGDAPIHSIALSLFLNKTEIHFFDDIGYYHEPFTHCPLDKAVWKKNKCSCNRRVDFTFQDFSCGVEYYDAQEIIKPASWKFFRQYQL, from the coding sequence ATGTTATGGGTTCAAAGTTCAAATAACAGTAATTCCGCTTCTCCTACAATTAATCCTCTCGATTACAAGAGGGAAAAAGCATGTTTCATGGTATTGACTAAAAATGAGCAGTTAAATCCATTAATTGccacaattaaaaattatgaagaacattttaataaaaattatagataTCCATGGtatattttcaatgatCAGCCATTTGACTCTCAATTTGTTGATGTATTGAGTAAAGAATTTCCAGCTACAGAGTATCATTTGCTTACTATACCAAAAAGCTATTGGAGTTATCCGGATTGGattgatttaaataaagcTGATGAGACAAGGAGAGAAATGGATAGACAAAACGTTATATATGGTGAAAGTGAAAGTTACAGGCACATGTGTAGATATTGGGCTGGGTATTTTTTCAGACACACggaattaaaaaactttgattGGTTCTGGAGAGTTGAACCTGGTACGAACTTATTGTGTGACATTAACTATGACATctttaaatatatgaatTATAATGGTAAAAAGTATGGGTTTGTTATATCTATACATGAAATACCAAATACCATAGAAACTTTATGGGAATCAGTTAAAAAGTACATATCAATTAACTCACAAACGCTCTCGCCAAATAATTTGCAAAACTTTATTACAGACAAAAAAGCAGATTATTACAATTTGTGTCATTTTTGGTCgaattttgaaattggatcattaaattttttcagaAGTGAAACATATGTGAATTTTTTCGAATTTTTGGACAAAGAAGGTGGAATATATTATGAAAGATGGGGTGATGCACCTATTCATTCTATAGCactttctttatttttaaataaaacagaaaTACATTTCTTTGATGATATTGGTTATTATCACGAACCGTTTACTCATTGTCCCCTAGATAAAGCAGtgtggaaaaaaaataagtgtAGTTGTAACAGAAGAGTTGATTTCACTTTCCAGGATTTCTCATGCGGTGTGGAATATTATGATGCTCAAGAAATTATCAAGCCAGCTTCATGGAAATTTTTCCGACAATATCAATtgtaa
- a CDS encoding uncharacterized protein (similar to Saccharomyces cerevisiae YDR060W | MAK21 | MAintenance of Killer) — protein MYIDLFQKTCGGKFDFIFKDFDRHSIETSIFLFEEHLKNFCKQKLHSLSFDGWSSKNSKHHFNAYNVMVLLPGKGKISYLLDLIVDGAKNSNDITNELKHMVVNYNNLVPNVVASVSDNAASVIKANKNFCGTRIEQVRCFPHILGIIFNTIYKNITIIKEDTDIKNQFVDVSDICAQQVIGKDSISEDYIRTRLTEYSATASHTSQDAVIDNGEDNYSTSKEISDDLVSSLIENTIESSVTDEGLENSVFDFKGLRQAIKKVHSLHNSFARNRNTITEFSKKILNKELTIKFACKTRWGSYYEQLKRFIELKPVFQSDLFISEYGSKDFILTEKQFDLILLRCLLIT, from the coding sequence ATGtatattgatttatttcaaaaaactTGTGGTGGGAAATTTGACTTTATATTCAAGGATTTTGATAGGCATTCCATAGAAAcctcaatatttttatttgaagagcatttaaaaaatttttgcaAACAAAAGTTACATTCATTAAGTTTTGATGGATGGAGCTCCAAAAATTCGAAGCACCATTTTAATGCTTATAATGTTATGGTGTTACTTCCTGgtaaaggaaaaattagCTATTTATTAGATTTAATTGTTGATGGTGCTAAGAATAGTAATGACATAACAaatgaattaaaacatATGGTTGTTAACTACAATAATTTGGTACCAAATGTCGTTGCTTCTGTTTCAGATAATGCTGCTTCTGTAATAAAAGCGAATAAGAACTTTTGTGGTACTCGCATAGAACAAGTTCGTTGTTTTCCACATATTTTGGgtattatatttaacacaatctacaaaaatataacaattaTCAAAGAAGATACTGATATCAAAAATCAATTTGTTGACGTAAGTGATATTTGTGCCCAACAAGTGATTGGAAAGGATAGTATCAGTGAAGATTATATTCGAACAAGATTAACAGAATACAGTGCAACGGCATCACACACATCTCAAGATGCAGTTATTGACAATGGTGAAGATAATTATTCAACTTCTAAAGAGATATCTGATGACTTGGTTTCGTCTTTGATTGAAAATACTATAGAATCGTCAGTAACTGATGAAGGTTTAGAAAATTCAgtgtttgattttaaagGTTTGAGACAggcaattaaaaaagttcaTTCATTGCATAACTCATTTGCCCGTAATAGAAATACAATCACAGAATTTtcgaaaaaaattttgaataagGAGTTAACTATAAAATTTGCATGTAAAACTCGATGGGGAAGTTATTATGAGCAActaaaaagatttattgaattaaaaCCCGTATTTCAATCAGATTTGTTCATAAGTGAATATGGTtcaaaagattttattttgacgGAGAAACAATttgatttgattttattgagATGTTTGCTGATCACATGA
- the SLI15 gene encoding Sli15p (similar to Saccharomyces cerevisiae YBR156C | SLI15 | Synthetically Lethal with Ipl1), whose translation MDWAITAAEKKLKRPDGGSRSIIESLNQFNEVVINGEEKLEQVYKFTSNWISKDIDFITNSKKQKFANLSDTDIVKNKNANHVMTTQLPNNDLKHELNGNILKETKKEERTQDIKDIILGLENTQDSIQRSSYAISPEKTILNSTKKTMVHNNNNNNNNNNNNNNNNNNNNNNNNNNEENISKDKKVIINDIEIVKNQRIYNPIVNNNTHLINNSNQNASNRTPESIKNDIIYKKNTLSNFANNTFNTTHKENQKNNNLLSTGKVKTKQSHNASINTSRNTSLLSLSSSSSPSKSPWSPEKVDKVLRSAVKKKKSSSVISNNDKNNKNSYEQSSAIKNKHRERLKRRTNLFVPLPDKNTLVSTSLNDTANDNGSSHEEKIMNAIKDNTILNSNYKTITNSNSAKNENGNTDNTVSTTIITNASKKSKTIPTNEQVKTNGNKQSDLLGISTDINNKTTVKKHDLTKNNYKLSELKTQSNKKRTNIQPRLSVFERLSSLSTKSFEHKSKSPIKRSTTSDVNILYSNKKRKISNTMGNFPDTKIPSIEPSPLKKNKNKLLKNKMERKSLASIGYNNNSNWELTNTDSGGTINATNSNTSTNNNNPKTDLQSRRSLKITISKTSKTSLSPVVTHSFGNKKLLNKNILSPINRKINIINNVTQETSNSDKNITKKGSPLRTTKTLKDKASPFHEQSPNLVNVNNNIENTSLGFENNNGNNGPNKYNNNDSAISSTIKSSNDRLTRFQLRQHSSVANTSLVDEKYDLKKKMNKRLSEVMKTQMLQNEKRRLEQEKRKTQLEEEIVRRRSKFLMRESFTNYQFNINNTNFNNTNQNNSIQQAVTTPKIQDSILQDINSKDYRIRVGEDLDNGNKQMSLMKNKNRDSIDSLPDIESDSDMDNNTNSNSNVFASWAQEPFLHQELLKQKNWNPIEIFGPIPPLHLDEIFENSRLSKLKTRQQQQQQQQQQQQQ comes from the coding sequence ATGGATTGGGCAATTACCGCagcagaaaaaaaacttaaaagACCAGATGGAGGATCTAGATCAATAATAGAAAGTCTAAACCAATTTAATGAGGTTGTTATAAATGGAGAGGAGAAATTAGAACAGGTTTATAAATTTACTTCTAATTGGATAAGTAAAGATATTGACTTTATAACAAATagtaaaaaacaaaaattcgCTAACTTATCTGATACtgatattgttaaaaaCAAGAATGCTAACCATGTTATGACAACGCAATTGCCAAATAATGATCTTAAACATGAACTCAatggtaatattttaaaagaaacaaaaaaagaggaaagaACACAGGAcataaaagatattataTTGGGATTGGAAAACACCCAGGACTCTATACAAAGATCCTCATATGCTATAAGCCCTGAAAAGACAATTTTGAAcagtacaaaaaaaactatggtgcataataataataataataataataataataataataataataataataataataataataataataataataataataatgaagaaaatatttccaaagataaaaaagttataataAACGATATTGAAATAGTTAAAAATCAGCGAATATATAATCCAATAGTTAACAACAATACGCAcctaataaataatagcaatcaAAATGCATCAAATAGAACACCAgaatcaattaaaaatgatattatttacaAGAAAAACACCTTGTCTAACTTTGCAAATAACACATTCAATACCACTCATAAggaaaaccaaaaaaataataatttattatcaacaggtaaagtaaaaacaaaacaatcGCATAATGCTTCCATTAATACATCTAGGAATACCTCACTGTTATCActatcttcttcttcttccccCTCAAAATCTCCCTGGTCACCAGAAAAAGTCGATAAAGTGCTGAGGTCAGCtgtcaagaaaaaaaaaagttcttCGGTCATATCcaacaatgataaaaacaacaagaatAGTTATGAACAAAGTTCAGCTATAAAGAATAAACATAGAGAAAGGTTAAAACGTAGAACTAATTTATTTGTACCCCTACCTGATAAAAATACACTGGTTTCAACATCCTTAAATGATACTGCCAACGATAACGGTTCTTCCcatgaagaaaaaataatgaatgCCATTAAGGATAATACTATACTTAATTCTAATTATAAAACTATAACTAACTCTAATAGtgcaaaaaatgaaaatggtaATACCGACAATACAGTATCAACTACCATAATTACTAATGCTtctaaaaaatcaaaaactaTACCAACAAATGAACAAGTTAAAACAAACGGCAACAAACAAAGTGATTTATTGGGTATATCTactgatattaataataaaactacTGTTAAAAAACATGACTTAacgaaaaataattataaattatccgaattaaaaacacaaaGCAACAAAAAGCGTACAAACATTCAGCCTAGACTAAGTGTCTTTGAAAGGTTAAGTTCTTTATCAACAAAGTCTTTTGAACACAAATCAAAAAGCCCCATAAAGAGGTCAACAACATCCGACGTGAACATACTTTATTCAAATAAGAAAAGGAAGATATCGAACACCATGGGTAATTTTCCGGATACTAAAATACCATCCATTGAGCCATCCCccttaaagaaaaataaaaacaaattattaaaaaataaaatggagAGAAAATCTTTGGCATCAATCGGttataacaacaatagcaACTGGGAATTAACAAATACTGACAGTGGAGGTACTATTAATGCTACGAATTCTAATACCagtaccaataataacaatccTAAAACCGATTTACAATCGCGGAGAAGTTTGAAAATTACCATTTCTAAAACATCGAAAACTAGTTTATCTCCGGTAGTTACTCATAGTTTTggcaacaaaaaattgttaaataaaaatatcttaTCACCAATCAacagaaaaattaatattattaataatgtgACACAAGAAACAAGTAATagtgataaaaatattacgaAAAAGGGATCACCCTTACGGACTACTAAGACCCTAAAGGACAAAGCATCACCATTTCATGAACAAAGCCCGAATCTTGttaatgttaataataatatagaaaATACATCTTTAGGATTcgaaaataacaatggcAATAATGGCCCtaacaaatataacaacaatgaCAGTGCTATAAGTAGTACTATAAAATCAAGTAATGATAGATTAACAAGGTTTCAATTGCGTCAACATTCTTCAGTGGCTAATACTTCTCTAGTAgatgaaaaatatgatttaaaaaagaaaatgaacaAGAGATTATCTGAAGTTATGAAAACGCAAATGCTACAAAATGAGAAACGAAGATTggaacaagaaaaaagaaaaactcaATTAGAAGAGGAAATAGTAAGAAGAAGatccaaatttttaatgagAGAGTCCTTTACTAACTATCagtttaatattaataatactaactTCAACAATACCAATCAAAACAACTCAATCCAACAAGCAGTAACTACACCCAAAATCCAGGATTCAATTTTGCAAGACATCAATTCTAAAGATTATAGGATTAGAGTTGGCGAAGACTTAGATAATGGTAACAAACAAATGTcattaatgaaaaacaaaaatagagATTCTATTGATAGTTTGCCCGACATAGAAAGTGATTCTGATatggataataatacaaacaGTAACTCAAATGTCTTTGCTTCTTGGGCCCAAGAACCCTTTTTACACCAAGAATTATTGAAACAAAAGAATTGGAATCCAATTGAGATATTTGGACCGATTCCACCTCTGCATTTGGatgaaatttttgaaaattcaaGGCTTTCGAAATTGAAAACAAgacaacagcaacagcaacagcaacagcagcagcaacagcaataa
- a CDS encoding uncharacterized protein (similar to Saccharomyces cerevisiae YPR192W | AQY1 | AQuaporin from Yeast) encodes MSPSNISDQTPAENDLEKQSSIPVYDPTAIPNINHLSNVMIPGFKNDTFRNHFIAAMGEFVGTFLFLWSAFVIAQIANHDSILEDDTTRESDPGQLIMISLGFGFSVMVGIFITFRISGGNLNPAVTLTLMLARAIPPVRGVIMWISQIVAGMAAAGAASAMTPGKVMFANHIGGGCSKGRALCLEMFGVAILCLTVLFMAVEKHRATFMAPFAIGISLFIGHLITIWYTGAGLNPARSFGPAIAARSFPVYH; translated from the coding sequence atgaGCCCTTCTAATATTTCTGATCAGACTCCTGCTGAAAATGATTTGGAAAAACAAAGTTCTATCCCAGTTTACGATCCTACGGCTATTCCAAatataaatcatttaaGCAATGTTATGATACCaggttttaaaaatgatacCTTTCGTAACCATTTTATTGCCGCTATGGGTGAGTTTGTAGGTACATTCTTATTTTTGTGGTCTGCGTTTGTTATTGCTCAAATTGCCAACCATGATTCTATTTTGGAAGATGATACTACAAGAGAATCTGATCCGGGCCAATTAATTATGATATCTCTAGGTTTTGGATTTTCCGTCATGGTTGGTATATTCATCACTTTTAGAATTTCTGGTGGTAATTTAAACCCAGCTGTTACCTTAACTTTAATGTTAGCCAGGGCTATTCCACCTGTTAGGGGTGTTATCATGTGGATCTCACAAATAGTAGCTGGTATGGCCGCCGCTGGTGCTGCCAGTGCAATGACTCCCGGTAAAGTTATGTTTGCTAACCATATTGGTGGTGGTTGTTCTAAAGGTAGAGCTTTATGTTTAGAAATGTTTGGTGTCGCTATTTTATGTTTaactgttttatttatggCCGTTGAAAAACATCGTGCTACCTTCATGGCTCCATTTGCTATCGGTATTTCCCTTTTCATTGGTCATTTGATTACCATTTGGTATACTGGTGCTGGATTGAATCCTGCTAGGTCTTTTGGTCCGGCCATTGCTGCCAGATCTTTCCCGGTATATCATTAG
- the CNS1 gene encoding HSP70/90 family co-chaperone CNS1 (similar to Saccharomyces cerevisiae YBR155W | CNS1 | CyclophiliN Seven suppressor), giving the protein MNTAYEKPKKYVPGPGDPVLPPQLTEFSNKTSDEVLKELNKMPFFMSQLDDDNSGHENVELEALKAMNYEGEPDEIAGNFKNQGNELFKIKRYKDAREYYTKGLEIDFGGLDRDIKFSELISTLFANRAACELELKNYRKCINDSKKSLEYNPKNIKAYYRIGKALFYIDKLEESTEAINFGLKFDPENKPLQSLLLNVNKKKIEKEASKKQTLAHLKEIERQEELLKASLDVRRFTNINTSHPADILKEAKMYLEEKDVVDSQLIFPAVVLYPTTDEFDFIAETGELSTPNELLQLVMQRPQEYFQQSGHENFSVKNLQVFMETEAGGLVKVGKNMTFHDILKTEKPVIPLFDRSLRVYFVPKQESAEWLNNWDKNAALERRSSSVVTK; this is encoded by the coding sequence ATGAACACCGCATATGAAAAACCAAAGAAATATGTTCCAGGCCCAGGTGACCCAGTACTACCACCCCAATTAACTGAGTTTTCTAATAAAACATCAGATgaagttttaaaagaattaaataaaatgcCATTTTTTATGAGCCAACTCGACGATGATAATAGTGGTCATGAAAATGTAGAGCTAGAAGCTTTAAAAGCTATGAACTACGAAGGTGAACCGGATGAAATTGCAGGGAACTTTAAAAATCAGGGTaatgaattatttaaaatcaaaagatATAAAGATGCTCGAGAATATTATACAAAAGGCTTGGAAATAGATTTTGGGGGTTTAGATAGGGATATTAAGTTTTCTGAACTGATATCAACTTTGTTTGCGAATAGAGCCGCTTGTGaattagaattaaaaaattatagaaaatgtataaatgattcaaaaaaaagtttggaATATAACCCCAAGAACATTAAAGCTTATTATCGTATTGGTAAAGCATTATTCTATATTGATAAGTTGGAAGAAAGTACAGAAGCCATTAATTTTGGTTTGAAATTTGATCCAGAAAATAAACCTTTAcaaagtttattattaaacgttaataaaaaaaagatagaaaaagaagcttccaaaaaacaaactttgGCCCATTTAAAGGAGATCGAGAGACAGGAAGAACTATTAAAGGCATCTTTAGATGTAAGAAGGTTcacaaatattaatacaTCTCATCCAGCGGATATTTTAAAGGAAGCTAAAATGTATTTGGAAGAAAAGGATGTGGTTGATTCCCAATTAATTTTCCCTGCAGTTGTCCTTTATCCTACTACTGAtgaatttgattttattgcAGAAACTGGCGAATTGAGTACGCCGAATGAACTTTTGCAGCTTGTTATGCAAAGACCGCAAGAATATTTCCAACAATCAGGACATGAAAATTTCTCTGTTAAAAACTTACAAGTGTTTATGGAAACCGAAGCTGGTGGATTGGTTAAAGTCGGTAAAAATATGACTTTCCATGATATATTGAAAACAGAAAAGCCAGTTATACCATTATTCGATAGATCTTTAAGAGTTTATTTTGTTCCTAAACAAGAAAGTGCAGAATGGTTAAATAACTGGGATAAGAATGCCGCGTTGGAAAGAAGAAGCTCTTCCGTCGTAACTAAATAA
- a CDS encoding glycosyltransferase family 15 protein (similar to Saccharomyces cerevisiae YDR483W | KRE2 | Killer toxin REsistant (paralog of YPL053C | KTR6)), giving the protein MAIIISKRIVRLLILIIASFVFFGLLFSSSSSKFVDDKTVENTKKILNDYIPDFIGSSLSSDDGTNDNEAAEMIEETITEVVDGDNVQAVIDDDVQIATNNKVKACFVSLVRNDDMWNILDSVRGVEDRFNKKYQYPWIFLNDQEFSEDFKTTVSNVINGEVKFGVIPEEHWSYPEWIDQEKAAQTRIDMAKIIYGSSESYRHMCRFESGFFWRHPLLEEYDWYWRVEPDTKLYCDVDYDVFKWMQDNDKVYGFTISIHEYESTIKTLWATTMKFVKEHPEYVAKDNMMNFISDDKGKTYNLCHFWSNFEIASLNFWRSDAYRAYFDYLDHAGGFFYERWGDAPVHSIAAALFLPRDKVHFFEGIGYYHPPYHNCPIDINVWTENKCGCDRGQDFTFQGYSCGNKYFEANNMEKPEGWEAFD; this is encoded by the coding sequence ATGGCAATAATTATTAGCAAAAGAATTGTTAGGCTTTTGATCCTAATAATTGCATCATTCGTATTTTTCGGTTTACTATTTTCATCCTCAAGTAGCAAGTTTGTTGATGATAAAACTGTagaaaatacaaaaaaaatattaaatgattATATACCGGATTTTATTGGTTCTTCTTTATCCAGTGATGATGGTACCAATGATAATGAAGCAGCTGAAATGATTGAAGAAACTATCACTGAAGTAGTTGATGGTGATAATGTGCAAGCAGttattgatgatgatgttCAAATAgctaccaataataaagtcAAAGCTTGTTTTGTTTCTCTAGTCAGAAATGATGATATGTGGAATATATTAGATAGTGTTCGTGGTGTTGAAGATAGGTTTAATAAGAAGTATCAATATCCATGGATCTTTTTGAATGATCAAGAATTTTCCGAGGATTTTAAAACTACTGTTAGCAATGTTATCAACGGGGAAGTCAAATTTGGAGTTATTCCAGAGGAACATTGGTCCTATCCAGAGTGGATTGATCAAGAAAAGGCCGCGCAAACCAGAATTGATATGGCTAAGATCATTTATGGTTCTAGTGAGAGTTATAGACATATGTGTAGATTTGAAAGTGGGTTTTTCTGGAGACATCCCTTATTGGAAGAATACGATTGGTACTGGAGAGTTGAACCAGACACTAAGCTATATTGTGATGTTGATTatgatgtttttaaatggaTGCAAGATAATGACAAGGTTTATGGGTTCACTATTTCTATTCATGAATATGAATCAACTATTAAAACTTTGTGGGCTACAACAATGAAATTTGTTAAAGAGCATCCAGAATATGTTGCTAAAGACAACATGATGAATTTCATTAGTGATGACAAGGGTAAAACTTACAACTTGTGTCATTTCTGGTCTAATTTTGAGATCGCTAGTTTGAATTTCTGGAGAAGTGATGCGTATAGAGCTTATTTTGACTACCTAGATCATGCAGGTGGGTTCTTTTATGAAAGGTGGGGTGATGCTCCAGTCCATTCTATTGCTGCtgcattatttttaccacGTGATAAAGTTCATTTCTTTGAAGGTATAGGGTATTATCATCCACCATATCATAACTGTCCTATAGATATTAATGTATGGACCGAAAATAAATGTGGTTGTGATAGAGGTCAAGATTTCACTTTCCAAGGTTATTCTTGCGGTAATAAGTACTTTGAAGCTAATAACATGGAAAAACCTGAGGGTTGGGAAGCTTTTGATTag